The DNA segment CAGGTAAACTCTGCCGGTGCACATTTGCTGGTAAGGTCGCATCGTACCTCGAAGCAAGGCCACCCGAGCTGAGCACAAGCACGGTGGGGGGTGACGCTGTTTCTGAAAACAGTTCAACAGTTGAAAAGACATTCCTGAAAAGACATTGAAAAGACGAACAAAGAGACTGCGATGCGGCAACCAGAAAGAAGAAGGAGCAATTCGAATCCTCTTCCTCgatgattttttgttataatattTCCAAACTttgtagcggaatttggggcaagtgtgccatacggggcaagtgtgccatacggggcaagagtgccaccaagcattttccTTAACAACTTTAGTTTagtgatcaattgtgtatacagttggttgctttccaatgactaggtatactgagccgaatttcatataaatcaatcgatatttctcattgttttgaacttatttatattgagtttcaaaattgagcagaatattataattttttaatccaaccaaataagctctcaaaaatcatgcgaacaatcaaccgagaaaatttttacaccaccgtatagctgagaaaacgttaaattttttgtggggttagttgaaaaaaacttttttttgtcactgaaaaattcaatttcaaaaaagttacaacttttggggcaagtgtgccatctctgtttgggggcaagtgtgccaccatctttcataggcgcgagctgtcaaaaatgtaaacattgttgtagcgtgctgcggaatgctgcgctattgtgagcggattccacgccagaaaaacagaacagtaacaaaccatattgtggtacagttggtggtcaaaaagggttcattggtgactaaatacatgtaggaatacatacactagtggtacaaacgtaataatttccaattatctaagaaatacggttattttaaccaggtggccgtcttgccccatacgagtggcactcttgccccatagcccaaaaaaacaacgtctttttggaccctttttaaaacgcttcaaaaactgttttatttccacttttttcaagcgaaactcatttataagtgaggaaatagatgtaaaatgattatgagatttaaatcggcttttgaaaaacacgttttagtgagttataacttgaaatgcttaaggtggcacacttgccccaagttccgctaAATTGTCTCTTCCATTTTAAATCCTTTCGCGATCAGTTAAAAAAGGAGTCATAAGCAACCACGTGCGTGCGAAATTTGAAATATCCCGGCGCCGGGAATCGCGCCCGCAGGATAAAATCCGTTAAACTACCAGGGCAGCATGATCGATAGGAGGATCAACACACCCGTTGTGGCGCTATCGCCAACTCGCCGCCATCCTGTCGCCATTGCTTAAGGCGGCGCTACTTGCACTAATGGCGGCGTGAAACAATAGCATCGGCAGTTAGTACACCTCCTTCGAGTACAGTATGGCGAGCGATGCGGGGAACGCTGCTGATTGGTTGCCGTGTGTTTGCCATGGTAACGGCGGTGTACGTTTGCTGCACGGATGCTCCACGCTGCAAGCGATCCTTCGATCCTGTTACCAAAACATCGATTTTGGTTATCAATTTGCATCGCCGACTCGACGAaacgagtgagagagagagagagagcgcgcgcaaGCGAAATCAATCAAAGCGGCTGCAGCCGCCTACTCTCTCCCTCGCATGTCATCGATCGTCGTTGTCGCTAAACACGCggccgcaacaaaaaaaaatcagcaaacGAGCGATGTAATGATAATTGCATCAATAAACAATTATGAATGTGATTAACTGTTTCGGGGCAGGCTGCGATAGAGGCGATCAAATTGAAGCCTAAtatggtgtatgtgtgtgtgagcgagggTTATGTTGCCTGTTAAAGCCATTGATAGCCACCGAGCTACCACCGAGCACGTGCCCCCATCGCTTTGCCCGcgcgatcatcatcattagcGATCATTAGGTGGTGAGAAATtagttatttttctttcccttttgttGCGCCATTCGTTTCTTTGGCAGTAAAGCGTCCTCATGCTATGCTATGTTTATGTGGCTATAAAATGATTATTCGCATggaattttgctttaaaaacaataattatacattgaatttgatttaaagGTAGTGAAGATTCGCAAACTTGCACGTTGTCCTTTCTTGTTCGAGTAGTCTGGTtgtctgtttttatttcgcaCATTACACATACAATTGTAACATAACAGTGACTTGGTCCTGCATAAATTAGTGATATTCCCTGTTCTCTTCCTACTTATTTACAAGCTCGCCCATCACGGTGCGCATCTACTACTATTACtgctactattactactactcgCGCGTATTTAAGGACGATCGCAGCATTTCGTACGCCGACTTGGATGCTTCGGTTCTGGAATGaagaacagaagaaaaaaaaagagaagcagCTCGTTAATGCTCACCCACAAGCGTTCACGCCAATCCGGCCAGCGGACCGCACTTACCGGAGCGAAAGGATAGGCCGTAGCGCATTGCGAATGTTTTGATAAACGAGCGGATTGAGCTGctcttgctgctgcagcagctcgccGAGCGAACGGTCGCCAGTGTTCGAGCCCGAGCGTTCCGTGGTCCTTCGACACGGTAGGCCGTGGGCGGCCGCAAACTGTTCGAACGTTTTCTCGCGCAAAAACAACAGCGGCCGAATGATGCGCACCGCTCCTTCCGGGTGCGATTTCGACACATCCTCCGAGCGCTGCACCGCCGGCAGCGCACACAGCTCACCCCGGTGGAGCAGCGAGGTGAGGAACCGATCGGCCAGCTTGTCGAGTGTGCTGGCCATAGCGAGCACGTTGTACTGCCGGTGGCGAGCGTGGTGCATCAGCTGATCGGTAAGTGATTCGTGTGAAGCTGCGAatgatgagtgtgtgtgtgtgtgtgtgaacgtggtgtgaaaaaaaaggcaaatgatCATTACACACTGGTGCACACGGTGTAGATCACACGAAGATCGGCACCTACCTAGCGGCTCATAAAAGTACGGCACATCGAGCTCCTTCAGGTACAACATTAGCGCGCGCGGATCCACTCCACTGTCCGCGCTGCCAACGGTGACGGCGGCCAGCTGCACCTTCAGCCGGCGGGTTTGACAAAACTGACGCAACAGATGCAGCAGGCAGAGGGTGGAGCTACTGCCCGACAGGCACACCAGGACGCGATCGCCCTCCTGCAGCATTCGATACTCGTCCAGTGCCTGAACGGGGGAGAGGAAGTAGGTTCAAGAAACGACCAGAATTACATGCCGGTAGTGTGAAACGGTTGCAGTGGAATGGTATCGGTCAACACATCAGCTGCAGTCCGTTTGCAGTAGTGACCTGAGCGAAACACTCACAGGCGCGGTTTTGCGCGGTTTACTGTACGATGGAGCGGTTAATGagcggtgttgttgttgttgttgttgttgtgagtgGTCAGCCAGTCTCGTCTGTCGATCCAATTAGCATACCAACGTcctttgcatgtgtgtgtgtgtttagtgagaaggaaatgtatttCTCAAGGATGCAGATTACGCACAGCGCAGCGGGGTAGCAGCAGGGTGGGTACTGGTGTTGTGGAGACTATCTACTAATAGCTTGCGAGTTGAATGAATGTTAGTAAACAAGACAGCGAACATACCGGAGCTTGTGGAGAGAAGTTAATCATAAGCATTTTCTTGCATTTTGAATATAAAATTTCGTTTTAACAAATTCACattcaaaattaaatctcTTAATAAAAAGTTGCTAAAGGGTcctaattgtaaaaaaaataattatcattTGGATTCATAATTTACTaatgcgataaaaaaaaactgattgtAAATTTTAGATTTACTATCCCTGATTCATAAGCGATAGTAGCGCCAAAGCTGCACTGCAGCGGTCAAACTGAAAAGCTCCACTGTGTATCCAATGCACAGCAGCGCCATCTATATGTCAGATCGATAAGCGAACATTTTAAACGCGGATTCGTTAGAATAGTGCAATTCCTTCCACAACTAACTTAATTTCTTGTGGAtgttgctcgttttttttctcttcttcttcaaaGATAAAATGTAAGTAAATCGATCCTCATTCAATCCGATTGGATGTGAATCCGCTTACCATTTCCGCAAGCGATGAATGCCACTGTGGTGACTGAAACGAAATTCCGTCGCCCTGTTCGCCTACACAGCAgttagaatttaaaaatacacattaaaaataaaccttCACAGCCGCATTACAACATTACTTTGCTACTGTATGCACCCAAACGTACTACGCACGCTTCACTAATGTCAGCTACATTTCGGTTacaggaaaatggaaaaaaatggttAACGATTAGATCAAACGCATCATGATCGAATTAACTTGTTGtgaaatatatatttatctctctctctctctctctacctctctAACGTTATATTCACTTTCTGCTAtatttatatgtatatatcACACCATCACATGCCATGTTCCGACAAGTATGGTAATGATTTGTAAGAATAGTAAAGATACATTTTCTCTCCTCTCCAGCCCTACCCTAATGAACAATCCCCTTTCCCTCATTCCTGTTTCCTTCACACGCTAATGACTGTTACAAAGCTACAAGTTACAGCAAACATACATCACTACAAGTATTACACACTCTTTCACAGCGGCTTACCAAGCAGCACTTTTGTTGCACAAAACCATTGCGATCGGTAAATGTATGCACACATACTTTAGTTACACATTGGAAGGGTTTCATCCAAACCTACACAAAAGCTTCGCGCAGATTGCGCAGCAGTAGCGATAACGCCTAGACACAGTAAATACAACAAATAGGACAGGGTAGACAGGGTAAGGATGTTTCGCGTATTGCGCAcgcagaaaaaaaagcagctaCAAAATCTCCTTTCCGGATCTCATCTCTCCTCCAGCAGCGACTTTAAAATATGGTACAGATATGCATTAAAGTTCCGCTCCACAGCTCCATTCATTAAACGCTTGTTTGCGACACTCTCCCCCCTTCAAAACGCACACGAAAGTTACACACATGTGttcttttcttcctctctctctctctctctcgctctcactcgcACTCTGCAAAGCATCTCCCGCCGCTACTGTTCATCTCATCTCAGGAGGCgttcttcatcttttttttttatattttaaacaacTCGGTGAACTTCAAGAACAGCTGTTGCACGCATGCGGCACACGTTCGTAcgcaacaataaaaacagatAAGAGAAAGAAACGGaagtatattaaaaaaagagtTGATATCACCTTCGCAGGGAGTGGGAGGCGAACCAAAAACGAACGCAAGAACgtaacaacaacataaaaaaaacattgaatcaaaaacagtaacacataaaagaagaaaaaacattcttgttgcaacaacaataaaaaaaaaaacatagtaaAAATGACGCAAAAGACAATAAACACGATAACAGAAAACACAGAAACCTCGAAGCTACCCGGAGCGTTCAATGGTAAATGGTGGATAAAATCGTAACAAATGAATCGTGTTTACACGCTATTCGCGCATCTGTGTGCGCACCCGTGGGCTCTCCCGGTTGCTCGCAATATGCGCTGCAGCAAATTGTGAATTgagggtttgtgtttttttgataTAAAAACTATGACTATCAATCGCCGTTCTTCGAATCACACGAACTTTCCTTTCGAATCttattctctctttctatatatatatctctctctctgttgatTCTCTCCAAATAGTAAAAGTAAGGTGTTGTTAGTAATGATCGCTTAAAATAGTATCATGAATTAGTAATGCTTTCCCGCTACTTGGTACAGCCTGCAGCCTGTGCTTGATCTCCTCTCCAGTATGTCTCTTCTGCTAGTGTGCCATTTCTAGTACGTGGTTAGTTAGCTAGTAGCTGCGAGATCCCTTTCTGCAAACACAACTGTTCCCCCAAATGCACACGAAATGCAACCGATTTCAAGCACCgtttgcagttttttgttatgctttatCTGCGTACTCTGTCCGACCAAACCCGTTTGCGTTTGGCGTCGCTATTTGAGCGCATCCTGCACGCCAgtgtgtgtagtagtggtggtgagTGTGTTACTGGTGTACCGTAATAACGAGTGTAATTAGTTTGCCATACTACACGAGCGCCccgcagtagtagtagtagtagtagtagtagtacaagCCAAGCAGAAGTAATGGGAGTAGCATCATTCATCAGCAtgcacaccacacaaaaaaccgcGTGCGGGTAAGTAAGTGTAGAGCAGCGCGAAGGTGGAGCGCCGCTCCGCAAGGGTAAGTATCGCGTGTTAAAGCACAAAATTAATCGTTAACCTCGGCTGCCTGCTTCCAGACTTCCTTCGGCATCTGGTGCCACTGGACGCCACCGGTCGTCCCAGGCGTCACGTGCCCGACGACGGTCTCCCCCGAAGGTGTACGGTTGAGGACGTGCTGCTGGCGGGTTAGGGGACTTTTGCCCGTAGTAGCATCGGCCGGACCGGGCGGATGTCGATCGTTTGGACTGGCCGTGTCCGTATTGGGAGAGGTTTCAACGATCGATCCACCGGACGGTTCCGATATGAGCCGTCGCGGTGGAATTGCTGGCTTGTGTGTCGTGTTGTCCACATCGGCGGAGACGGTGCGTATTCTGGGTgaggatgagagagagagagagagagaacagaaAAAAGCAATTGATTTAGTTGAAAAGAATTAATTTCTGATACATTTTGTTCCATTACTAGCTGataaagaaacacacacactaacccATTTATGATATTATTCCCTCATCGAAAGCACTGCATGAAAACACATGGGACacaacacaatcacacacatgTCACCAAAATGGACATGAATCGCAAATTGCTTGCCGTCCTACCCATCTTCAAGCCCACCCGGTTTGCCGTAGTAAACCTTACCTACTGTCGTGGCCAACCGTCCGGCCCGTCGCCCGTACCCGTCCCCCGGCACTATCGTCCGGCGCGTCGCAAAAGTTCATATTGATGCCGGAGTCCTGCGACGACATGGTGGACCGTGGATCGAAACTCTTGCAGGCGGCGATCGGTCCGGCCGCACCGTGCAACGGTCCCATCATGTAGTCCGGGCTGGCGGCCGAACTGGGCCGCGGGAACGATTCCGACCGGTGCTTGCTGTTGTCGTGGTCGGCCGACCGGGGCCGATGGAGTTTGGCGTCCGGCGTAATATCGCTGTACCGTTGTTTGATCAAGCTAATGGTAGATGGATGGTTGTGTGTTGGGGTCACCATCACAAAGCGAGGAGAAAGTTGATGGTGGGTACGggggttgatgatgatgatgatgatgatgggtgcgtgtgtttaaaaattgcaatcatgatggatggatggatggatggacgaGATGGGATTACAGTGACAGTGAAGGACAAGCGACGGTGCGTCCGTTGTTACCGGTGGACAATGCACGCGCACACATTTACGGTATggggaagaaagagaaacagagagagagagagagaaaaagagacaaaaaaagagagagagaacgaggaAGCACCCGTTAGCGATCGGTGGTTAAACTAGCGCTCCTACGGCATTACTTTGATTCCCCCCTGCGGGAGCCTTTGGAGGCAGCTTAAAGCCGTGccggtaaacaaaacaaaaaccacaacacGGGACGGGGGATTAACAACTTAAACAAATTctataaatacaaacacacactactAGTACTAAAATAACAAATGCACTGCTCTCCCCCCCGACAGAACGACAATTACAGTTTGTGTGGTGCCGCTCCGCCGACACTGGCTGCGTTGGACGTtccacctgctgctgctgctgctgtgccacCGTTGCTGCTGCGCACTATGTCCGGGGGTGAGTTTTTGCGCGCACCGAGAAATCCTTCGGGCGAGATAATCCCATCGACCGCATTCACGACGTCCCGTATCTCGGACTTCACCTCGTTCGTCATCTCCTTGCTGAACTCGCGCAGATAGTCCACCACGTCGCTGGTGCAGATGGAATCGCGCTTGCTGTCCGCCGGTGCAGGATGGctgcaagaagaagaagaagaaaaaggcgAGACGGTTGATTGTACGATTTCCTTTCAGGGCTTTCTCCACGCTTACCTCTGCGGTCCGAGGGAGTTGAAGTTGACCAAGCTGCTCATCTCGATGCTGTCGGTGCTTTCGAGCACATCCTCCACCTTGCTAATGACCTCCCGTATCTCGGACTTGATCTCGGTGGCCAGCTCCTTCGTCATCTCCTTCACGTACGCCTGAATGTCTTCCGTGCTTTCGCTGCAGCTACTGCACACGGTAAGTAAACGAATTTAATGGCGTACAGTTATTATCCATTTGGCATTATGAAGCAAATACAGATGACATTGAAgcgacataaaaaaaaaacgatatggTTAAGCACATTGATATGGGGGAGGTACAAGAAATAAGCCACGCGGAGGATGCATGCCGAGTAGAACACGGAACGAAACACGGAGCTTTAATCATGCACAGCGAGCGAAATGTGTTAGGAGCGAGCgatcaagcgacgaacgttcTGCAAACATGCAACCAGCATGCACTGACAATCATTGAAATAATTATCCTTttataaagatttttttttcttaagcTTAAGCACTTTCTTTTCAGTGTTGAAAAATGGCGTTAAAAACCCCCCAATGGTATAACAATTCATAAATAATATATCCCGATGAAAGTAGCACAACTCAAATGATTCAAATGCATGCgtttgcaacaaacaaaacggaaagccggGAGGAGCGAGCACGGGGACAGCGGCGACAGCGGGTGatgtaagaagaaaaaaggaggaaacaatgagtaaaaaaaaacaccggaaAATGCACAAAACGGAATGTGGACACGAGCAGCACCCACACATCGGGATGCTAACCTTCCCATGAGCGAGCGCAGATTCGGAAGGCTCGGTGTCGGCGACGCTGTCCCCGGATGCGGTGGGCTATCGTTGCGCTGCGTCAGGCTAACGGCGTCCGTCTGGCTGCTGCACGAGCAGGACCGCTGTTTGGGGAGCCGACCGGACGGGGGCAGTATCGGTATCGGTGCGCTGGCACCGCCTGTCCCCATCATGGACAGGGGACGGCGTAGCTGGgggcgctgctgttgctgctgctgggacgGAGCCGCCGGCATTGACTGTTGCGTTTGGTACGATCGCGCTTGGTGATGGTGCGGTTCTAGCCCCAGGCTGGCGCGCGTATGTGGCCCCAGTGCCTGCAGCGTGGTGACCGAACTGCCATCGCTGAAGTCATGGGTATCGGTGCTCTGTGCTTCGCTTACGTCCACATCCCGTGCAGTAAGGCCGGTGCCGCCGATGTGTGTACGATAGCTGGCGGCTCCCCAGCTGTGACATCTGCGCGATGCATTCCAGacgggcaggcaggcaggcaggcaggtcGATTTGAAGAGTGTAACGGAAAAAGTGCATCTATTATATATGTATTCCCATCGAGAGTATCCGCGAGCGGGGTGACGATGGGAAGGTATcataagggggggggggggggaaggatgATGGAGAGAGCAAAAGGCTTTCATTCTTTAGGGAACCGTTATCGACTAGCTCGGaatgaagggggggggggaggggtgagAAATGTATTCGAGTTGATGCGCCAGAACGCGTGCAATTCACGTGCGCCAAGAGAACGCACAGCAACAGGATTAATTGCGCAGCGACATTCGCGAGGCCGAACTGTTCTTGCACATTTGCTTGTATTAGTCACGGCAACAACACGCATGCTCAGGTTTTGCGCGCCACGATCTACGACACTCGGCTCAGCATCACGAGCTCGTGAAGATCGAGAGCATCGCTACGTGAACTCACCTGTTTCGGCTCACGTTCATGTCACGCCCAATTGGTCCACCGGGACCGACGGTGATACCGGCGGCGGAAGTGCTGCTCACGTGCCCGGATGCCAACGAGGTGACGTTCAGCATGGGCGTCACCTCACCGCCGACCGAGAATCTTACCATCGGCGGCGACGAGGTCGGTGTGGGGCTGTGCGATTGGTACGGGGATGAGGATGAGGAGTTCTGCCGGCGGTTCGATATCTGCAGCGGCGAGGCCGGTAAACTACGGCTCTTGAATCGCTTAATGTCCAGCGCCGACAGGCTGTGGTGTCGATGGATCAACATCAGCGACGAGTTTTCAGGTACTGGAAAAGCAAAAGCGTGACCATGAGCGTAAATTGTTTCTATTTCTGACAAGGGCAAAGCCCCACTTACTTCTGGTAGGATCGAACGGTACGCAATTTTTGACACTGTGTGAAtggcccagcagcagctcgtgaGCCTCGCCCGACAGCATGTACCAGCGTAGATGCTCCATCGCCGCGTGCGACAACTTCAGCACGATCTCATCCGTCGTGGACCGCTGGGCCATTTTGCGCGCCCGGTTGAACAGATTCCGCGCCGTCTGCAGGCAGTCGGAGTAGTTCTGCGGGAACGTGCCCGGGCCGGAGATGCGCCGATCGGAGAACAGCATTTTGCCATCGATGTAGCGGATCGCGCCCAGCCATTTGCGTTCCTTGGCCAGCGAGTTCGAGTGGTGCCGCCATTCGCCGGACCGTGCGTCCACCTCGTACTGAGGTAGCAGCTTCCACGCCTCGGTCGCGACCATCTTGAGCGCCTCCAGTATGAACGCGACCTCCGCCTCCGGCATGAAGAACGGGAAGGTGATGCGCGTGTAGCCGGGATGCAGACAGCCCGCCTTGAGCGACTCGTCGTGCAGCAGCTTCTCGTACTCCACCATCAGCTGCGGGTTGATGCCGAGCGAGTCGCTCATCATGTTGTCGGCCGTCGCCTGTATGCCGAACACATCGTTCAGCACCGCCACCACGAACCGGTGGTGCAGGAAGGCACCGCGCGGATGGCGCACCATGAAGCAGAGCGTCGTGAGCCGCTTGGCCGTGGTGCACGGTGGCCCGAGCAGCACTATCTCCGGAATGGTGCGCACGTGGGCCAGCATCTGCTTGCACGTCTTCTCCATCCGGCCCATGATCGCCTGCGATCCGAGCGACTCCTTCAGCTGCAGCACGAGCCCGGCCCGGACGGCACCGACGACCCCGACCGAGTCGGTCATAAAGGAGGTACTGTGTTCGATTAGTCTACGCTTAATGACTAGTACGCCCGGCGCCTGCACACCACCGACCAGCCGGTTGCAGTGGAAAAAGATGGCGTCCTTCTGGGCTCCGGGTAGGATCGGGTTGGTGCAGATCGGTGCACAGGACGCGGCCATTGAGTGGTCCCAGATGGAGAGCGCATCGTACTGGTGCAGCAGAATCGTGGTGGCCACGTCGTCCGCCAGGATGCCGGTGAGCCGGGACGCACCGGAGAACAGGCCGACCATCTTGCGCCGCGCCTCGGAGAAGTGCTGCAGGCGCTTCTCCAGGTCGACCAGGTCCAGGAAGCCTTCGTGATTTTTCAGTATCCGCTCGATCTGCCAGCCGGCATCGATCCACGAGCGCAGGTTGGATACCGGTTCCGAGGTGCTCACGAACAGGATTGGCGGGGCCGCCGACGGGAGCTGAGTAATGTCGACCACGCTGTCCGAGAGGGCGGACGTGTTGGAGAAGCTGTTGTGCCGGATGGAAGTGCCGAGCTGGAGCGACTGTTGGTGCAGCGCGCTGAGCGATACGTTGGCACTGATGGCACTGTGAGAGTTGTTGTTGAACTGAGACTGGCTGAGGTCGCACACGTTCGGGTTGGACAGCAGGTAGCACAAACGTTCGGCGGGATTATCACAGAAAATGATCTCATCGTCTCCATTGGCACCGACTGCGGCACGCACCAGGTCCCGTGCTTCATTGCTGCAGGAAGGAGAAGGGGTGAGCAAGGGAGTAAACTCATTTTGCACATCGGAGTCTGTCATTATCGTTCATGGTTACTTACTCATATAACTGTGACTGCAATCCCGTGACGGCCGATATGCAGCTGATATCACCAAACGCCGGTAACACTTCTTTGTTTATGTAATCTTCTAAAAACTGCAGCGAACGGCCCGATGACGCATAGTCGGCATAAACCACTGTAAAAAGAAGAATGGACAACTATtagattaaataaatacagcattatttaaaaaaacaaacgatagTCCTTTCCTTTCCGTCTCATAACGTTCAATTCGAAATTGTTCACAACCACGTGCAATGTTTTCACATGTCACCCCTAGATGGCGCACCGCAATGACgccattttctttttcgaaCGTTTCGAACATCGCCCGTCAATCTTCGGGTCGCTTCGGCTTCTGCGGCTGCTTTCATGTTCAGTTCTCGATCAAACGTCAGAAAGTTTGTGTTTCGTTCCTTGTGCTGTGCATTATTTCTCGATTCGCTTGCATTTTTCACTGATTCCCCGCGATTTTAGTTCCGTTTTCATCGTCAACACTGTGCTGGAGCTGACGAAGATACAGCGAAGATGGAAACAATCTTTGAAATACAGCGGCGCTTGCACGAAGAGTGTGACCGGCTGGTGATGGCCATGTCGGAGGAGTTGATGATACCAAAGAAGACGGTaagtgaaacataaattacaccGAATACAGTACAATCGGTGCAAATTGTTTATAATCGCCTGTTTTATGTGCCCCTTTGCTTACCGCAGACTAAAGAGAAAGTGCTAGCGGACCACCGGATAAAGATCTATCTCGAGCGATACCAGACGTGCTCGAAGTCGCTGCTGGAGCTGTACCAGGACAAGGACGGCGAGCGGAAGCAGGAAATCACCAACATGAGCGTGAACGAGTTCAAAGAGTTTTACAGCCAGTTCAATGGGCTGATCGAGTTCCATTCCAACCACGGCAACAATGTGGCCGTACCGGCATCGATCGAGTTCGACAAGCTGAAGGAGCAGCTGAACGATCCGGCCTACCTGGCCGAGGTGGTGAAGTTTAGCGACGTGGAAAACTATGGCCAGTACTTGGATCTGCACGAATGCTACGACAACTTCGTCAATCTGAAGGGCATCGACAAGATCGACTACATTACGTATCTGTCGGAGTTTAACAAGTTCGCCGACATACCGCGCAAGCAGAAGAACCTCAAGTACAAGGGCTacctgcagctgctgcacgaCTATCTGCACTCGTTCATCACCCGCAGCAGGCCGCTGTTCTTCGAGCTGGAGCACACGGTGAAGCGCAACGAGCTGCAGTTCGAAGACATGTGGAAGAACGGCATCGTGCCGGGGTGGGAGAAGGTGCGCGACGTCGACGACGACGCGCTGATCAATTTGAACGAGTTCGGCAAATGGGAGGACCTCACGTACCTCGGGCTGGACCGGCTGAAGGCCGCCCTGCAGGCGCTCGGCATGAAGTGCGGCGGCACGCTGGAGGAGCGCGCGCAGCGCCTGTTCGCCTCGAAGGACGACAAAAACCAGGAGAACGAGCGCAAGCGGATGATGAACCTGAACAAGGAGAAGGATATCGCGCAGCTGGAGTACAAGATCGCGAAGCTGGCGGACCTGGTGGACGACCAGATTTACGAGACGAAGATCAACCTGCAGCGCAAGCAGGCCCGCTACACGCTGGACGAGAGCGACGAGGACAGCATGGACGAGGAGGAATCGGACGATGACGACGGCATCCCGTACAATCCGAAGAATCTGCCGCTCGGGTACGACGGCAAGCCGATCCCGTACTGGCTGTACAAGCTGCACCAGCTGCACTTTACGTACGAGTGCGAAATCTGCGGCAACTACAAGTACAACGGGCCGAAAGCGTTCCAGAACCACTTTTCCGAGTGGC comes from the Anopheles coluzzii chromosome 2, AcolN3, whole genome shotgun sequence genome and includes:
- the LOC120953771 gene encoding uncharacterized protein LOC120953771 isoform X3, whose protein sequence is MSFKKASRTKSLSLSGDDFPLRSVGGNVAGKPKAAFSTLKRPEDTLKIMKYIDDNVIGKGVAFLGPYGRRKVVYADYASSGRSLQFLEDYINKEVLPAFGDISCISAVTGLQSQLYDNEARDLVRAAVGANGDDEIIFCDNPAERLCYLLSNPNVCDLSQSQFNNNSHSAISANVSLSALHQQSLQLGTSIRHNSFSNTSALSDSVVDITQLPSAAPPILFVSTSEPVSNLRSWIDAGWQIERILKNHEGFLDLVDLEKRLQHFSEARRKMVGLFSGASRLTGILADDVATTILLHQYDALSIWDHSMAASCAPICTNPILPGAQKDAIFFHCNRLVGGVQAPGVLVIKRRLIEHSTSFMTDSVGVVGAVRAGLVLQLKESLGSQAIMGRMEKTCKQMLAHVRTIPEIVLLGPPCTTAKRLTTLCFMVRHPRGAFLHHRFVVAVLNDVFGIQATADNMMSDSLGINPQLMVEYEKLLHDESLKAGCLHPGYTRITFPFFMPEAEVAFILEALKMVATEAWKLLPQYEVDARSGEWRHHSNSLAKERKWLGAIRYIDGKMLFSDRRISGPGTFPQNYSDCLQTARNLFNRARKMAQRSTTDEIVLKLSHAAMEHLRWYMLSGEAHELLLGHSHSVKNCVPFDPTRIPENSSLMLIHRHHSLSALDIKRFKSRSLPASPLQISNRRQNSSSSSPYQSHSPTPTSSPPMVRFSVGGEVTPMLNVTSLASGHVSSTSAAGITVGPGGPIGRDMNVSRNSSCSESTEDIQAYVKEMTKELATEIKSEIREVISKVEDVLESTDSIEMSSLVNFNSLGPQSHPAPADSKRDSICTSDVVDYLREFSKEMTNEVKSEIRDVVNAVDGIISPEGFLGARKNSPPDIVRSSNGGTAAAAAGGTSNAASVGGAAPHKLLIKQRYSDITPDAKLHRPRSADHDNSKHRSESFPRPSSAASPDYMMGPLHGAAGPIAACKSFDPRSTMSSQDSGINMNFCDAPDDSAGGRVRATGRTVGHDSRIRTVSADVDNTTHKPAIPPRRLISEPSGGSIVETSPNTDTASPNDRHPPGPADATTGKSPLTRQQHVLNRTPSGETVVGHVTPGTTGGVQWHQMPKEVWKQAAEALDEYRMLQEGDRVLVCLSGSSSTLCLLHLLRQFCQTRRLKVQLAAVTVGSADSGVDPRALMLYLKELDVPYFYEPLASHESLTDQLMHHARHRQYNVLAMASTLDKLADRFLTSLLHRGELCALPAVQRSEDVSKSHPEGAVRIIRPLLFLREKTFEQFAAAHGLPCRRTTERSGSNTGDRSLGELLQQQEQLNPLVYQNIRNALRPILSLRTEASKSAYEMLRSSLNTRE